Below is a window of Camelina sativa cultivar DH55 chromosome 11, Cs, whole genome shotgun sequence DNA.
agaaagatatgaaaaaaaaaaagcatcactgtttttgttttgaatcatgAATGCATTATTTGACCTTAATCCAATTGGTCATTTTCTTCCCACTCAATGATTTTTTAACTCATTGGTCCACACCTTCACCGGCAATTCAATATCTTGGATAATGTTTTCCTTCAGCGGCTTCGCACAGCCTTTACTTGTGAATGAACCATCTCCGTTGGATGTGATATGTCCGTCATTTCCTCGGTACCAAGGTGTCATTGGCAACATTTATTCATCATTAAGCAATCTCCTAATATTTTCTAGGACATCTTATGGATTAAATTATGGCACCTTTGTGTAGTAACCCGTTGCAACTCCTTCAGCACCATTAacaagttagttttttttgttaacaaatttTGGCATCTTCATAATtgaatataacaaataatatgttAGTTTTCTTGCATTTGTTGGATAGTATAAATACtattaaagaaactaaaaacaataattgaggaaaatattttcaaatttttgtacgaaaagaaatatatatttatgtgataaactattaaataatcaatttattaaataagttattaaactatttaaaaaatatataattacaaaatattacaaacacATTTCCTAGTATTAGATAAAAAGGGACAAGAGTAAGATATGAATCCAACAACGGCAAttttatgcaatatatataagaaaaatcttagcgttttcttcaaaaatacataaattatgaTGTTACAATTGGGATATAATGTTCAATACTCAAAATTATTAAGATTACGACTCATTATATAAtcattattaaattttcaataaattatgtCTGTTTACATCATACAGATGATGATTTTAGCCTTGTTAGTTTAATTATCTGTGttggttttggatttgattATAGATTCGTTCactacatacttggattgttcataatttaatttatactcCTAGATGAGGATCATTTTTGGGTTCTTAATGATTTGTATCTAACTCTAAATGTTCTAGCTGTTTTGGAAGATTAGTCAATGGTGATTAATGATTCTCAAGTTTGCTATCTTTTTGTTAGATTGAAATCAACGtaggctatatatataataatatctcGGTTGTTGGAAGGTTTAAATGAGTTTCATTTGCTTTGTGTTATTAGAGCGAGCAATATGGAACCACTGGTCTTGGTTTACTTTGTCTCATCATAACAGATCAATGTTAAAAGTTTGTCTATATCCGAGCTCTTGGTTTTGTTAATGGGCAAAAATGACTCGGTATTTGGCGCATTAATTGAACTTGAATCCAGATCCAGCTGCACCTCTCTACCCTCTGATTATGATTATGCAATTGGTCATTACTTAACAGATAGAAGTAACATGTGGGTTTATAAAGAAGCTGATGGTAATGATGAGGGGGAgagaatggtgatgatgatcataAGTAGGTATCCTAGAAATACTTAATGATTTGGAACCGATCATGGTAGTTCTTAGTTATAGGTGACTCGGTAGGACACTAGTTAGGTAATGAAGAAAATCTTGAATTAACCAATATTGTGTAGAGAAATCCTTGAAAATTCTAGTTCATGTTGATGTATCTATAGATTTACTTAATCGGCGTAATCAATTGGTAGAAATATTAAAACTATCAGTGAATTAAAACTGATTTGTTGTTGACACTTGACAGACAACAAGTTACATCCCCCAAGTACATATTATAGACTATGCATAACTTACTTTCTCACCTTACAAAGTTTTCCAACTCTATTGACAAATGTCACAAATCCCTTCAttcctctattttttcttttcttttcagtatgactcttttttctaaaatttaccCACTAAATCATACGATCATTCCACACCGGTATGGATAACCTagtgtagtttatttattagtCTCAAacaagaggtaaaaaaaaattgaacaagaGTGTGACTATTCTTGTATCATGAGATCATAATTTGGATTTATCCAAACTATAATgtatcaaattttttataaaaaaaacccaCTAAAATAGAACCAAACCGAAGAAGACACGTAagttatgtttaatttttggtattttcttcTCACGGTGTCAAATCTAAACCTAGAACGAAATGGCGGAAtctaaaaagatgaaaaagtaGTAATGTGAAAACGCGGACTCTCTCCACTCCTATGGTGTGATCAATTTTGCTGTTGTAACactctttgaagtttgaactacGAATCTACGATGTGACATCACCTTGACTAATGCTAGTGTCATCACTTTGTGTCCCCCAAATAGTATCGCCACAGATTAATAATGTCTTTGAACAACGATAATTCTTTTGTTATTACAAATTTACCACTAGGTATCCCgtaaacataatataaaacaactcaatactttataatttatattatctcaAGTAAAAACTATGATTACATCATATGAAGCCCCACCAAGACAAAGCCAAATGTCTATCTCTCTCGCTTCCAGCAACCACCGCACTTGCCTCGTCCCTGTCACTTCCACTACCAGATTTTTGGTGCCACtcactaaaaaccaaaatacacATAGAATTTATCAAAACcactaatctttttttctgaCAGCAATTACCAACTTTTATACTCGCTAGAACAGTTACTAAATATGGTAAATCcaatatatatacgtatataagAAATTTGAGAAACATATAAGTTttgataacaaaattaaatcgatcaccattaattatttttacaatccTGAGATGATGAAAAATGCTTAGTTTAACGTAATATATTATGCTTAATCTAATCCATATTCACATTTGTGTCTTATcaatttataaatgaaaatcaCTTATTTTTCTTCCACGCGGTTTCTAAAGGTTATCATAAAAAGGAGAACAGTTATAGGAATTTGTATTTGTAGCCtagtataatttgtttttatatgtctTGTGACCACACAGACACACATAtttataaaagagagagatattcTAACTGAGAAAACCCACTTGaagtcaacatttttttatagcTTTCATCCTctccaaaacccaaaaaaaaaaaaaaaaacacatctgaTTTTGAGATCCAATTAACCAAAGAtgagagacaacaacaacacaagagaAGGGGAGAGAATCAGTTCTTTAAAGCAGCAACCACAACAAGTTCCTATGTCTTTGAAGCTCATAGATTCATGTCTAAGGCTAAGTCTGGTTCCTCTCAGTTTTGCTACCATCTGGTTAACTGTCACTAACCACGAATCCAACCCTGACTATGGCAGCTTAGACTACAACTCCATCATGGGTCTCaagtaaataaatattcttaaatttatttcaaattttagaattgagtatttgtttctattttagtttttaactgAATTGGCTATTTGCAGGTATATGGTTGGTGTGAGTGCCATATCTGCTATTTATGCTATTTTCTCTACTGTTTTTTCATGGGTCTCATGTTTAGTCTCCAAAGCTTGGCTCTTCTTTGTTCCTGaccaggttttttttttaaattcctgCTCAAATCAATTAATCAAAGTTCTAGTATGCAATTTCTTATATAAGTGAGTAATTTTTTGTGGTGTGTTAAGGTTTTAGCCTATGTGATGACAACATCAGTAGCAGGAGCAACAGAGATAGTGTACTTACTTAACAAAGGAGACAAAATAGTGGCATGGAGTGAAATGTGTTCTTCTTATCCACATTATTGTTCAAAACTCACAATTGCTTTGGGGCTTCATgtctttgttcttttctttttcttattcctCTCTGTCATTTCTGCTTACAGAGCTTTTAGTCCTTTTGATCCTCCTTGTGATTCTCAAACCAATATCGATGCTTGATTAGTTACTCAATTTTTAACTTTCTATCTCAAAATAATACTATGatctatttttagttttttttttctttttaattgttgttgtatgtcATAGTGGCTACCAAGGGGGAAAAAAACTTAGTTTAGTTAACAAGTTCTTTCACATCGTGGAACACTCAGGATTGGCGTCTTCCCTCAACCTCGCTCTTTGATCTCTtaaatattccttttaaaaaattcacattattatagatttgttctttttagtAAGGATtccttgttttgtttgatacacACTTATTTGTCAACATTTATAAAACTCAAGTGAGAACTGAGAATTAATCGAAGTTTTTATGTCACATTCAGAATTGAAATGTAGTTTTATGAATCAGTActatatagtactatatatagTCAATGTTCAAGTAcatatactaaaataaaacttataaatctaaatatatatagttgaaataAAGCCTATGCAATTTTAAGTGGTTGTATATAGACCGCGTTTTAGAACAATGactatgttttaattaaatgtaaagatctttaatttggtatttatttaaaattcttgaaattacaaaagattaaaaatgtgtagttaaattttaaagtcttttaaaatagcaattatatatatatatatatattcccatcAAAAAATTAGCTCAAACGAACCAATTAGATAGACgaccattgtatttatttttatttttttttaattactaggAAATTCAAGTGTCGTGGGCTCATACATTTCCGAGAGAAAAGCCCAAACCATATAATATAAATCTCTTTTTCGGAGATATCTATGTTTCCAGTAACTAAGGGGTTTAACCACTAGACCGTTGGTTATATATTAAACCATTGTTGCGTTGGCATAACTCGttaaaaatggtattttaaatgattttgggAAAATTTGACCATATATTGCATTGTATCTTTTTTGTAAAGCTATAATTAGCTGTTCACATATAAGAAGTTAGAAATCCTTTCATGGATTCAAAGATTTACAATTTTTGACtgaataataaatacaaagcATTGAATTATTATAAAGGTgtacattacatatatttttgaatactCTATAAAAAGAATCAAAGTGTAGTTAATCAAATGGTAATCTATGAAATTGATTTAGCTGGCACTATCAAATACTGTActtcaaatagtaaaaaatctTACACTGCTAACCTCCTAATCCCACATGAGTTCAACCTTCTTgagatgtgtatatatacttaCACAACAGTAGAGAGGAAAAGTAACTAAGAGAAANNNNNNNNNNNNNNNNNNNNNNNNNNNNNNNNNNNNNNNNNNNNNNNNNNNNNNNNNNNNNNNNNNNNNCTTTTGGTTCCTAGCTACCACCATCATGGGCAGCTACAACCATGAACTTCTTGCTAGCTCAACGACCGTTTCTGATCGATTCTTCAACCGTTGCCTTGTCCGGGAAAAGACCACAAACGAACGCATTCATCTCAAAGCTTCTCAGGTCGAATCAGATTCGTGTTCCTTCGTCGTCACTTACCAGCCGCGTCTCCAGGTTCGTAACGAGAATCTCGACGGACACGAGATGAAGTCCGTCATCGAACGTCGTCTCCATCAAGAAATCAAACTCGAAGACAGCATCCCAAAACTGTTTCTTGACTCCCAAGAGACATGCGTTGAGCACGTCATGATCATCTTGTCGGCGATGCCCCTATCGCACTCTCTCCAAGAACGTCTTGTCCGTTACATCTCACTCGAATCCGTTAACTTCCACAGAAGCCGCGGCGGAAGAGGAGGTTTGATGATAGAAGTTGACGTCAAAGTCGACGAGGAACAATGGGTGAAGTGTGATTGCACTTGTACAGACAAGGGTAGTACTTGTCGTCAGGTCCCGGAGACGGATTGTCCGATATGCTTAAATGAGTTATCTGGTCCGATGGGTCGCGTAGAGTTGTCATGCTCCCACCACTTTCATAGAGACTGTATTATGATGTGGCTGGGAAACAACAAGTCTTGTCCTATCTGCCGTACCAACGCCATCGGCCAAACCGTTTCTCTCTATTAAATTGGGCTTGAATATGTGATAATGGGCCTTTATCCATTAAGCCCATCTATGTTGTctgaaaccgaaaaaaaaaaaaaaaaaaaNNNNNNNNNNNNNNNNNNNNNNNNNNNNNNNNNNNNNNNNNNNNNNNNNNNNNNNNNNNNNNNNNNNNNNNNNNNNNNNNNNNNNNNNNNNNNNNNNNNNNNNNNNNNNNNNNNNNNNNNNNNNNNNNNNNNNNNNNNNNNNNNNNNNNNNNNNNNNNNNNNNNNNNNNNNNNNNNNNNNNNNNNNNNNNNNNNNNNNNNNNNNNNNNNNNNNNNNNNNNNNNNNNNNNNNNNNNNNNNNNNNNNNNNNNNNNNNNNNNNNNNNNNNNNNNNNNNNNNNNNNNNNNNNNNNNNNNNNNNNNNNNNNNNNNNNNNNNNNNNNNNNNNNNNNNNNNNNNNNNNNNNNNNNNNNNNNNNNNNNNNNNNNNNNNNNNNNNNNNNNNNNNNNNNNNNNNNNNNNNNNNNNNNNNNCCTGTGTGTCTCTTCTCCTCAACCAAAGAAAAATTCTcagcaaaatcaaacaaagaacaGAACACGAAGCAAAATATTTGcaggtaataataatacttaCTTGTGAAATCGAATCCAATTTTTCATACGAATTGTTTATAAAATCTGAGTATTCGTCATTATACGGATGAATCTGAGTTGCTAGATCGTAGTATTTGCTATAAAACCTTCAAAATTTCAATAGAATTAGACTGCAAAGATTCGAGATTTTTGTGAAATCTACTTCtgtttgtcatcatcatcaagtaaGAATCTCCTCACAGGTCAAAGCTTAGTGTTGGGTTCTCTTCTTCCACTCTCTCTCAATGGAGACGAGCTCTGACTTGTCTTCCATGATTCGTCTTAACATTGGTAAAAATTTCTTACCTTTAATCTTTCTCTTGCAATCCCATTACTCCCTTACTTACAAGTCTTGGTAAAAATCCATCCTTTTTGATTCCAAACTGTTTAAATTGAACTAAGCTTAGTACTACGTGATATTGATAAAATGGTAGCTAAACCCGGGTGAGAAATATTGTAACATGGTAATCTTTTTCTTAGTTTAGTTTTTGAATCCTGTAATTGAGATGGTGCATGCTCAATTTCAGAAAAATTTCActagaaaaatgaaaactttggGGCTTAGGTTTCAGTTGCTAACCCTCAATGTTTCTTGGGTTGATCATGTGGAAAGGCCGTAACTGTGTTGTTTTGTCCTCTTAGATATTTGTGTGGTTCCTCAACCATCTTCTGAGTGATaaagaaatctttttttcttacacGAGGCCTAGCTCTTcaataaactataaaaatgtcTGTGTTCATGATGCAGGTGGAAAGAAATTTTGTACTACCATTGATACTTTGACTATCCGTGAGCCTGACTCAATGCTCGCAGCGATGTTTAGTGGTCGCCATGCAATGTGCCAGGAATCCAAAACGGTATTATTACATTCTATGTTACTTGAATTGCAACCCGatcttttgttttatgattCCATTTTCAGAACCTCTGCATATGAATAGGCTTTCACTGAGTGTAACAGTTGGTCCTTGGATCGCATAGCCTTCATTTAatgataaaccaaaatatagatttttttggcaGAGACTGTATTTTTTAGCTACCCACTTTAAGAGGTGTTTAGAAATGCAAGAATCATTTTATGTGTGTATGACTAAGTATGCATATGTGCACTTGTGACAAGGTATGTCCACTAAACTAGTTGATTTAATTTGTTGCAGGGATATGTATTCATAGATAGGGATGGAAAGCACTTTCGCCATATTTTAAATTGGTTGCGTGATGGCATTGCTCCTAGTCTGTCAGATCCTGATTGTTCTGAACTTTTGCGCGAAGCAGACTACTATCAGCTTCTCGTAAGCTAAGCTTTTCTTCTACCTTACTATATCCTcgttttgttcatttttttagCTGGTAACTggatttttactttttgtgGAGTACATGACTAAATTTTTGCTGGAGATGTAATACATTTGCATTTTTCTTCCTAATTCAGGGGCTGAAAGATGGAATAAAAGATTTGAGAAGAGAAGTTGGTGAAGTAGAAGCTGAACTAACGCGTGTAGATATCATCAAATGTATACAGTCCGAGAGAGTCAGGTTCCGAGGAGTTAATCTTTCTGGAATTGATCTTTCTAAACTGGTAATATTTCTTAATCTCAGATTCTTGTAGGTTACCATGCTATTGGCTGTTTTGATCTCGCTGCATTTCTCATCACCAAATTCGGAGATCCTTTGTGGGTTTGATAAACTTCTGTGGAGGAAAATTAATAGAACGTATAGACTAACTGATTCTTGTTGTTTTAACCTGAGTTTAAAAAGAACTCGCAGTTACATATCTAACAACATGTTTATTTGATTCATTTCAATTGGAATACACATCTGCTACTGAGTGTTTTTATTATTGTCAACATCAAGGGATTAGTAAACCTATCCGGGAAGAAGAGCTTCGTCTTTGTCAGTGACTATTTCGTATTTACAGTCTGAATGTATCTGTTTGAATAATGTAGGATCTATCCCTTGTGGATTTCAGCTATGCTTGTCTCAGGAATGTGTTTTTCTCTCGTACAAATCTTCAGTGTGCCAAATTTCGGGTAAATATGTTGTAtcaatcttatttttttctgcTTTGGTGGAAGAATATATCATCATATCAACTTTGCTTGAACATCTGCTTATCATATATGCTGAATTACTAATTTCTCAAACAGGATGCTGATGCTGAGGGCTCCATCTTTCACAATGCTATTTTGCGCGAGTAAGGAACTAGTCAGATCCCATCGTATTAGATAAGTTGTACTTGGTACCACTTCCtgaaagatttaaaattatttcctTTCTTATAAAGGTGTGAGTTTACCAGTGCAAATCTTAGAGGAGCGTTGTTAGCTGGGACAAATCTTCAGAGTGCAAATTTACAAGGTGCGTATAAGCCTATTCTTACTTGTTAATGATCTTTTATTTAGACAGCCATGTAATAAAATGTCACATATAAAACATAGTTTGACTTAACAAATCGGACTTTTTGAACTGTAGATACCTGCTTAGTGGACTGCAGCTTCTGTGGTGC
It encodes the following:
- the LOC104726031 gene encoding CASP-like protein 2D1 produces the protein MRDNNNTREGERISSLKQQPQQVPMSLKLIDSCLRLSLVPLSFATIWLTVTNHESNPDYGSLDYNSIMGLKYMVGVSAISAIYAIFSTVFSWVSCLVSKAWLFFVPDQVLAYVMTTSVAGATEIVYLLNKGDKIVAWSEMCSSYPHYCSKLTIALGLHVFVLFFFLFLSVISAYRAFSPFDPPCDSQTNIDA
- the LOC104726032 gene encoding peroxisome biogenesis factor 10-like; translation: MGSYNHELLASSTTVSDRFFNRCLVREKTTNERIHLKASQVESDSCSFVVTYQPRLQVRNENLDGHEMKSVIERRLHQEIKLEDSIPKLFLDSQETCVEHVMIILSAMPLSHSLQERLVRYISLESVNFHRSRGGRGGLMIEVDVKVDEEQWVKCDCTCTDKGSTCRQVPETDCPICLNELSGPMGRVELSCSHHFHRDCIMMWLGNNKSCPICRTNAIGQTVSLY
- the LOC104726033 gene encoding FH protein interacting protein FIP2; this translates as METSSDLSSMIRLNIGGKKFCTTIDTLTIREPDSMLAAMFSGRHAMCQESKTGYVFIDRDGKHFRHILNWLRDGIAPSLSDPDCSELLREADYYQLLGLKDGIKDLRREVGEVEAELTRVDIIKCIQSERVRFRGVNLSGIDLSKLDLSLVDFSYACLRNVFFSRTNLQCAKFRDADAEGSIFHNAILRECEFTSANLRGALLAGTNLQSANLQDTCLVDCSFCGANLGTAHLQNADLTNANLEGANLEGANLKGAKLKNANFKGANLQRAYLRHVNLREAHLEGANLGGANMTGAIR